In the Neodiprion virginianus isolate iyNeoVirg1 chromosome 2, iyNeoVirg1.1, whole genome shotgun sequence genome, AGATTCGCAGAGCAGCAACGGAGTCGTTGGATAAATCGCGGGGCATAGAGGTATAACGCATGTCAGCCATGAGGCGACACTGCTTAAAGGACACATTACACCTCTCGTCTATCTCCTAGATGTAGCCTAGCCACATCCATTCATTCCTGACTCTGAAATACAACCAGTGAGAAATGGCAAACGCAAGTGACGTAAACTGGAATAAAAAGCAAGCGTGAGTAATCTTGATGCAATGTATCTGTATCTATAGTAAGCAGACAGTGATAAGTGTTCGATAAAAGAATCCAAGACATTTCGTGGGCTGGTTGAATTCTCTGGTAATAGATGAGCAATCTTATCACGGGAATATTTACCATTCAATGAATTGCgtcaataattaaatttccagGAAAGAGAGATTAAGCTTTCGGATGGCAGGCTCTCGGATGACTCTGATCTTAAATTACATTAAAGTGGATGTAATTATCGTCCGTGCAATGTCTTATTGGGCACGTATCTTGGCTGCTCGAGTTCGGGACAATCGACTGAATAATACTACAGCCGTAATTATATTCGTTATTGATAAAGTGGATACGTACGCACGTAAAGTTGATTAAACGAATCAAAGTTGCGTACGCTCTCGCACACGTCAAACACACTCAACCACCCAAGAAGGTTACAAAccgaaatatatttaattgaCATCAAATTGAGGCAGTGGGATACTTCGAACAATTGCGTTAGGCTATCACGCGGTGCTAAGGTATaacttatttattatttctatacATACTTGTTATTTTTAGTTCGCTAGGTGGATAAACATTTTTAccgagggggaaaaaaatataatatcttGCAAATAAGCTTTTCATAAGTCGATCTTGTGTCATGCGATGTTATGTAGATGGTCAACCCTGTTGCAATAACAAACCCAAGCAATCGTTTGGGTGCTATTCATTGCAGCGACATCGCCATCTCATTGGCTATGACGCTGACTGGAGAATCTAAAAACAGCTGCCCTAATGGGCTTTAGTGTGACATCCGAAAATCGTCGTGCGCTTGCGTTCCCTAAGATGTTCcaacggtagagttgagaacttatcGCAGAAAATCagagttaccgatttcgacatgatgctggctgcattcaccttccgagcGTTGcctgaagatatattcttcactCAACGTTCCGAGTAGCACGgtcttcgcaatggtaagTCCAAGCCAGTACTATGCCTGTGTGtactttatacatatagatgCACGTTGAAGATATGGAGAACGGGGGACCTATTTTCTGAGTTTTTGGAggccaaaatttgaaagcgGTAAATGAGttttaattaagaaaaacCATGCGAACACTTGATTAAATAcataaatgaataatgaaaatgaatctgTCATGAGGTTCGTTGCAACTTAACTGGAATGAATAGAAGTCGtgtgaatttattgaaaattttgatatggTAATAACATTGTCTTTCAGTAATACAAGTTTTTCCCCCGCGCAAAGAATTAGAGACTTAGAACATTTTACTcaaaagtaaggctaacccctttgaatgatttctgaaaattttaatgattttgaaaCATGCTGAAATCAACTCTTTGATGCAccatatcgacgtaattttgcgaggggaatcgattgggtgcagtccgAAAACGCTACGAGCAACGTGTCAAGAGTTACTGccgaaaaaagaaagatttcTTTCCTAATTTCTCTGCTTTTGATCCTTACGTTCTTCGTGTCTTTTCTCCGTTTCTGCGGGTCTAATTAGTCTGTAAAGGGTCAAGGATATCGATtctgaaactaaaaattttcaagtctatacatcttcagtcaacgtcCATAACGCATGGCTCATTGGTTCGTATATCGTACAAAGCGTCAGAATAATTGAGAGGGCGCTATACGCTGTATAAGACTCATAAGACTGACTGCACACTGCACAGCGCAGATCGGATTTATTTCCATTCACGTAGTTTGAGCGAACAGTAGAGCCGGTAGTTTCCATTGACAGTACGTGCGTAGGACACGTACAGTACGTATATACACGAAAATTTCACGACTATTACCAggcataattttttacagcttctcaaattttcgcagGGTCtgacaaaaaaagaagaaaagtacCGAATATAACAATGGCTGATTACGACCAAATTTACGATCTAGTTCTTAAATTAGTTAAAGAAGGAGGTGCTGTAAGTAACAAATGTTCATAATACGTAATCTAATTATAAGCTTTAGGAAATACTTACGTATAAACATTGATTAGACTGGACAAGTGATGGAATGACTGACATGAAATATAGACTAAGACACTAAAATCATACCCATATAGTACTGtctaattaaatataaaagaaattgtGAAATGTTGCAATACATTTGCAATCttggaatattattatatcattgacaatttcatttttgttcaaacatTGCCTCTGCAGCTTATAAAAGAGACCATCTCTGGACCGAAAAATGTTGAAGTCAAGTCTTGCGATGTTGATTTAGTAACTGAAACAGACAAACAAGTTGAGAAGTTGTTGATGGATGGTATTTCTTCCAAATTTCCCGACCACAGGTAATTGCAATATATgttgtaatttataatcaaGAATCGCTGCAAGGTGGTATTTAGACCTTTAGTATACTCATAGATTCATTGGCGAAGAAACAACAGCATCGGGAGTAAAAGTAGAACTGACAGATTCTCCAACGTGGATCATAGATCCagtcgatggaacaatgaaCTTCGTTCATGGATTTCCTCACACATGTATCTCAATTGCACTAGTAGACAAGAAGATTCCCCAAATTGGAATGGTATACAATCCAGTCATGGAGCAACTTTTTACCGCACGGAAAGGAAAAGGAGCATTTCTAAATGGCAAACCAATTCATGTGTCCGATGTGAAAGGTAAGCTTTACCAAAAAATATCGCTGACTGTACAATTATCTTTCTCAGCTTGAATCAacaactaaatttttttcacaaaacacgtttcagaaatgaaaaaagccATTCTTATGTTTGAAATGGGTACTAGTCGTGATCCAgccaaaatgaaaattgtcatGGAAAATTTAGCTATTCTAGCACCTCTCATTCATGGGTATGTACTGCAAAGCACCAGCAAACTTGACTCAAATGATGAACATATTTATGTTTACTGAACACTtgaatggaatttttatagaaCACGAGCTTTGGGCTCTGCTGCGCTAAACATGTGCATGGTAGCCCTTGGTGGTGCtgattgtaattttgaatatgGAATTCATGCTTGGGATATCGCAGCTGGTGATATTATTGTCCGAGAGGCTGGAGGTGTTTGCATCGATCCGAGTGGTAAGAGTGGCgcaaatttctcaattttgcATCATTTAATCCTGATTTAAACAACTATTGTTCACATATTGTTTGTGGTTTTAATATTGTTTGATGATATTTAGGAGGGCCATTCGATGTGCTGAGCAGACGAGTATTGTGCGCATCGACGCAAGAATTAGCCGATGAAGTAACTAAAGTATTAGTACAGTATTATCCGGAACGAGATTAACGACAAACTGAGCGATCGCTCAGTTAGATAATATTCGTGTCTTTCTCATAGATctgtaatttattttcgtcACAAGGTGGTGTAACATTTCGATACCAAATCAAAACTGGTTTTATGATATTTGTTACCACAAAAATAGCCACATTACAACAAATAAATTCCAATTGATATTCCAATTCTGAGATGCAATTTGCGTCACTTTTTTATTGCATTTAGGTACCACACAAGTACCGATAGTTCACTACTACTGAAATGTAGTTAGTCCCAGTTTGGTATCCTAATTTTTGTAACTTTGACTTAGAAGAAACGATGTAATGTCCGATTCAGATAGATTGCATAATCCTGTATAAGTAGAAAAAGAAGTGAATTACTTCGTACCTGAGAATGTTTTCCTAGTTGAAACTAGGCAATTAAAATGTGCGAGTGCGGTAGTACGAAGGGCAATACCCTGTTTAATATTAGGAAACAAAGATACCACATACTTTACCAGAGatatatgtattttaaattattcttccAATAACTATCATTATACCTCATATAAGTAAAATGTAACTGGTACTTCGAAATAAAGATGGATCATTGGTATGAAGCAATCATTacaatctttcatttttcattgacCAATCAATCCTTCCCCCACTCCAAAGTGTTTTGCGATTACTATCTACAGTAGTTATCAAGCCTTTAGATAATCGAATGATTAATTGTCGGGAAAAAAGTATAGTACGaaatttagataaaaattattataatcatctGAATCCACATGTTACATTATTAAATGTATTTACATTATGATAAATCTTACGATAACAAAGATTCATTCTTTGCTCTGCGACTACCAAGTTTACCTCTGTCATGACTGAGGTGAGGCAAATCTGCCGATCTTATACTGTACTAAAATGCACACACAGTGTCGATTGGTGTATTCTATAATGCATACGAGTGCATAATAGTTGGCTTTTGGAGTTTCCTATGATGCGTTCAACCATTATTCGTCAAGACAGACTTAGTtggtaattagaaattttagtTTCATTCGTTTGAAACTAACTTCCATCATTCATtacgaaaaatgtagttctcTCCTTCatctgaaaatcaaaaatgtaaTCAGTCAGTGAATTGATGTATTTTAAATAGGCTCGAGTaataatttagaaattttcacaaggCACGAAAAATGCGCGACTTGGCATAACTTCAAGTAAATGAAAGAATACTGTCTTACGATCATTTTGTTTCAGCTAACACCTCACCTGTATGCAGATGGATACTCACGTGTTTCCTAATGACTTACACTGACTCAGAAAAACCTGTATCAAAGTCATTCAAGTTATACATCTGACGATCTCAACTTGGTAGATATGCATTATCTGCCGTCGAAGCTGTCATCAAACCGGGATAAGACAGCCAGGAGATTTGACCAGATTCCATCATCTTCCATTGCCTCCCCTCCGCTCAGGGAGGGCTATAAGTGAAACATTACCAAATAGCAAATTAGAAAAAAGTTCAAGTTGGGAAGACATGGTATCTTTACTTCTGTACCAAATCCATCCAAATTTATGTACGCAAATATTAGGGGTATTACGTGTGTACAAATTATTTGTTCAAAGTCGTGAAAGCGAAtgttgagaaataatttcttttcaaatgaAAGAATCATGTGGCCATTTAATTGATCAAATTTATGAAGGAGCCGGATTATCAcaagtaattattaattttagtTTATTGGCATGGGATCTGTTATACATGTTGGTGTTTGTTTTACTAGCTCAATTCAGGTTCTCGATaaatcgatgtttttttttttgactacTTAACGTCGCAAAATAAATGCAATAAATTTACAagagaatttgagaaaataattccgTAATTCAACGAGTTTCTCAAACATCTTCCAGCGACACTCGTATGTTTGAGTAGTAATATTTACATGTCTTATGTGAAGATAAGACTCTTGCGATTAGAATGCAGGATACAAGtctatttcaaaaattgagatAGCTCCATTAACATTccttgtaaaattaaaaatatttttgtaaaaaattgtaattactACTGTTTTTTCCTGAACGAAATAATAGATGCAATAGAAAATTTCGTGCATCCAAAATGATTCATTATTGGAAATGAGGTGTTTTTTTAGTTGTAGTACGTatctatataatttttttttgttgaggTAGACAgcaaatatgaaaatggataTAATAAATATCCCATAAGGCAGTCCCCATGAATACCTTGCAACGGGAACAGCGTTAAAGGCCCTTGAAAGGTCCGTCCACACTTAATGCTGATTTTGAATCGAAGACTCATCTGAAACATAAGCAGCTTCGTACAATTTTGCAACGTTTAAAGTGCTTTCCgagatcgatttttttttttttttttatgtatatgcttttttttctcttcggtGCAAGTAACAGCAGCACTGATAGTAAATACAATTATGTTGATTTACTTTCTGGTTTGCTAGTCTCAATTTGATAAGATCTATGATCATACAAttaatacaattataaataaattcaataatcCAATTTGATCGACCGTCATCAATACTTTTCAGATAACGTTTTAACTGAGAGGTATAAACCAGATATAACAGCTTATTATTAAAAAGCTccgaaatgaatttcaaacctCTCTCTTTGAAGAAAAGATATGTAAACGATTAATTAAGTAGTATAGAACAAAGTAAAATTCTTAGATCCTTTAGTTAACAAAGTAAGGTAGTAGTGAAGAATTTCATtctattgaaattaaaatgcaGGTCAATACGATCTTAATTATATTTTGCTGTTtcaaatatgtatgtatttatgtatgtattatataattattttcttcttttttatttcaactacAGTACTACTTACTATACAATGTATTGTTAGTACACCAAAATTCACCGCTAATGCTCGAAATAGAAACATATTGTAGTCaatggtttaaaaaaataagtataaaaaaaaaaatcatgaaattaattgaaatgaagtaaacgttgaaaaatgtgCGGCTCGTATTGCAGAACCTCTGTATTGTATGACAGAGAATTTTTCTAACTTCTTTGTCCGTCATTCTTTCCACTAcattcttttaaataaataaagtatgTAAACGGcacgaaaatattattcagttATAGGTATATTGTACATGATTTATATAGACACTATTAGGTGGAACTTACACGAGACTTTACGAtctgaaaaaacaattttctatgTAAAAATTACACTATGTACCATGTTCAACATTTCATggaaatggataaaaatttcgatcaattttatataaaaaaatgtaatttcattCCCAATACTCTGCGCACTATCATTAGAGTCTACATGCGGAAGCCTGAACTATACTACCTTCCCTCTGTTTAATAAGGTAGACGTTTTTCGCATCTTTTATAAGTTCCCTCAATCTtcaagaaaatattcattccaGAGTATGGTACATTTACAATTGCAGTCTAATCTAGAGAATAGGACTTCTAAAGTGTTCCGGTATTCATGTACTTTGTCCTTTCAgaatacgaaaatatttctatacCTCAATCAATGGGTTTAGACAATGACGGTATAATTGTGTTTGTATCCAATGGAAAAAATGATTCGTCGGCAATTGATgttaaacaaaaaagaacaatATTCGAACTTGATAGTTGAACGTAGAAATGTATATGTGAACCACATCTTGTACAAACGTGTGAATCTGTCGACTTATTAGTCATTGAAAAAACGGccaagtgaaaataattggcTATACGGATGCAAGTGTTAATTACTTTATTATAGTAATCGTTAAATGTTAACGGGAATAGAATCCCTAATCACCTCCCTCGTCATGTAACTTacggtaaataataattgtacatTATTTTGGAATTGTGAAAACACCGCGAACAATTTTACGAAAACCGTTTAAAAATAGCAACGTCCGGTTCCACCTATTTccacaaagaaaaaaaaaatgtgaatgaTTTTACATTGgaatacataattatttaccacatttttaaaaacgaGTGCCATTACTATAAAGTAGAGTAATCGatattcaacgatttttctccTAGTACTGATTATCAGTTGTAGCAGTGAATAATAAAGATTTTCAATCAACGTTTTAATTAAATCTCCGTCGAGGAAGGTCCCCACACGTGGGGTTACCTAGATTTTCTCTTGTATAAAAGGATGAGCCAAAGCATGGTTCACGGTTATGCGTTTTCCGGCATCCAGCATCAGGGTACGCTCCAACAGGTCCCTTAGTTGGCCGACTTTACGACTTTGTTCAGGTGGCAGGGAATTACCTCCCAATTCGGTGCCAAGATCACGGCTGGCGGAAAGTGTCGACATTATTACAACTTTTTCCTGAAATAGAACCGAATCAGTTTCCATAAAAGAAATGATGATCGATACTCAGATAAATCTATTCTgattatatacatgtgtattaTCATTATCAGTTAACATCAAGTAGCTTGTTGGAAGTCGCTTGCTGCTATTATTTTTGTTGCATCAGTAGTTGCAGTTCAGTTTAATCAGGAGGAGCGGCACCACCTTCCCTGCTCATAGCAATGTTACATGTACAAACGaaaagaagtttgaaaaaaaaaaaaaaacgaaagaaacaaATCTGTGAGACCATGGGCAAAAggttttgaatattattgctcatgattaaataaataacacgtaGGAATGGACAATTTAGAttgtcaaataaataattaatattggGGATAATTACCCTTTCCGTAACCTTGTCCACTTCGTGATAAAGGAAGTTGCAGTTCGCGTCGAAGTGCTGATCCTTGAAGGTACCTTTTCTTATAAGTTTGTTGGGCATTTTTCCCTTCAGATCCATAAAAAACTTCAACATCTGATTATTCGTTTTTCCCGAGAACATTATTTTTCCGGTATAGAGTTCGTAAATGGTGCAACCAACAGACCACATATCAATCCCGAAATCATACGGTATACCAAGAactagaaaatatttacatcaatcaATTTGTCTTAAAGGGGAAACGAGGTATCTCTATCTATCTTTGAAGCAAACAAATTGAATAAGgaatcgaaaatatttcatgaaaatcttATGACAACAGCATGTTGCAATTTACTATAAACTTTTGTCACTACTCGAGATTTTACCTTGTCAATAAGCCACGACGGTAACTTTGCAATACAATTTCAATAGGGCATCTGCTTTGCAATTCAAAAATGTACATTTCTCAAGTATTTGTGCATATACTATAAGTGGATTACAATTGTTCTTAGTTCGATAATAAAAGATACTTACTTATTTCCGGTGCACGATAAAACCTTGACACCAAGTAAGgcgttatttcattttcatggGCGTGCGAAGCTGAACCAAAATCGCAAAGTTTTAGCACCAATTTACTTTCACTGACTAGAATATTATCTGGTTTGATATCAGCATGTAATATATTAGCACGCTTCAAGAGTTTCAATGCTAAAAATAACTGTTGGGTGTACGATCTCACCGCTTTTACATGAAGACCAACGtcttttccatattttttcaatacctgAAAACCagatttattttaatgtattAAACTGTACCAGggaacaattgaaaaatgtgcGAATCTCAGTTTATGTCGTGAAAATAGCTCACCTCTCTCAAATTCATAGCCAGAGGTTCAAATACCATACACAAATGatttttgtggaaaaaatgtCTGAAAAGACGCAGGCAGTGGAATCGATCCTCGGGATCTGCGTCGTTTAGCTTCCGGAGAATCTCCAACTCCTTGAGACCCGTCTTATGCCTGCAATAACAAGTATCATTGGTTACGATATAATGTAAGGTATGCAAAATAGTATTTATTGTGTCTTCAAAACGCacattatttcgttatttctgattatttttacaGCCACATCCAGATTCCCTCTAGCAGAATCCCTCGCTCTGACAACGTTACTGAACACACCTTGACCGGTATAACCGTACACTATATAGCGAGAATCCAGTGTTTCTCCAACTCGTactctgaaaaatattacaatttttagcACAAAAATAATCAAGATGAATAACAAAAACTAGGAATACgcaaaataaattgaacaaacCTGTAATATCCTTCGGCATCGTCCCAATTGTCTGTTAAACTTGGATTATCTGGGCCACCAGGTCTCTTGCCTTCTACTGTAGGACTCTGAAATaacagagtaaaaaaattgtgatgaGAAACGCTCTAGAACAATTAGTAGGATAGATGAAATATATGGGATGCAAAAAAGTGTCAGGCTTACGTTAAAATCACCAATATTGTCGGCTTCCGCAAACATGTCCCACTCGTTACTTTTTTTAGGATTTTGTTTCTCATCAGATTTTGACTTCTCTATAGGTTTGATCTCCTCCTGTTCCTCCTTATTTTCACCACCGACAGTGTTAAATCTGGATTTTCGCTTTTTCATAGATTGTTGAGGTGATTTTGGTTTTTCTGGTAATGGTGGAGTGTGGCTCTCTGAGTTTGATtcattattgtttgaaataatatctACCGATTTGTGGGACTCAACTGACACATTGTCTGACGGTGGTGAACTAACTACTGTGTTCAACTCCATTGAAAGATTTGAATCTTCGCTTGGCCCTCCTAACCTCtgtaataaacaatttaaGAATCTGGGTAACACAATGTGGATGAATGCCTACCCGATTGCTTTGGCACGACCAAAGTCTACATAAATTCTTCTCgtaaaaatcgataaattgTGGAACCTAGATACTTACTTTCAGGAGTTCTTCTCTCTGCTTCCTTCGCCGCTCGATAATTGCTTCCtcatcttcctcttcttcgaTATCAATGTCTTTGATGTCCTCTTCGCTGGAACTCTCCGAATGTTCTACCTTCAAACCCTCTGACAAGGAATCCTTGTACTTATCATTTTTGTCTCGTTTGCCATTCTTGTCCCTCTCCCGCTCACCATCGCGTCCATGCCTATCTCTATCCCTACGGCTTCTAGAGATAGATCTAGACCTTCGATGACGGTCCAGGCGATCTCTGTCGTTTCTGTCAGTTCTATCATTCCTGTCATTCCTGTCATTTCTGTCGTTTCTCTCATTCCTCTCGGCTCTCTCatttctgtcatttctgtcATTCCTGTTTCTCATGGGACTTCTAGACCTTCTGTTACTCT is a window encoding:
- the LOC124298530 gene encoding serine/threonine-protein kinase PRP4 homolog isoform X2 — encoded protein: MGSSDLECIDPKTDSMDESDIAVLGEMKKKKKRKHKHHKHKKDKTVEKEERIDRQERKKHKKHKRPKKSRDNENGSVEEKPLPVDVKSSNIHKNTNVPKGTNMNGKVQASQLEVVSSEESEDEKLIDLDSDEVDCTIIEDDIDLEELMKQKERLQACLVQYLSDDSEKEGKTQLQEGVMKVAETPDIILVEDDSEDSICRKKRPRSRSESRERKRVPSSKLERRVVVDMSRDRRGREEVKDKRRDTDRKRDDKVRGRDEPRREDRTSRKTIERAKEDARREESRRRLDDERRKEMLKKEEERKRDHERREEERKRDSDRHATRREPSPRNGSKARDIRSDSRHRTIKSDNHDTSGGRDRFSGREKRDSRERQLNRDHQLNRERQGSRERRDSRNHDRIRERSKSNRRSRSPMRNRNDRNDRNERAERNERNDRNDRNDRNDRTDRNDRDRLDRHRRSRSISRSRRDRDRHGRDGERERDKNGKRDKNDKYKDSLSEGLKVEHSESSSEEDIKDIDIEEEEDEEAIIERRRKQREELLKRLGGPSEDSNLSMELNTVVSSPPSDNVSVESHKSVDIISNNNESNSESHTPPLPEKPKSPQQSMKKRKSRFNTVGGENKEEQEEIKPIEKSKSDEKQNPKKSNEWDMFAEADNIGDFNSPTVEGKRPGGPDNPSLTDNWDDAEGYYRVRVGETLDSRYIVYGYTGQGVFSNVVRARDSARGNLDVAVKIIRNNEIMHKTGLKELEILRKLNDADPEDRFHCLRLFRHFFHKNHLCMVFEPLAMNLREVLKKYGKDVGLHVKAVRSYTQQLFLALKLLKRANILHADIKPDNILVSESKLVLKLCDFGSASHAHENEITPYLVSRFYRAPEIILGIPYDFGIDMWSVGCTIYELYTGKIMFSGKTNNQMLKFFMDLKGKMPNKLIRKGTFKDQHFDANCNFLYHEVDKVTEREKVVIMSTLSASRDLGTELGGNSLPPEQSRKVGQLRDLLERTLMLDAGKRITVNHALAHPFIQEKI
- the LOC124298530 gene encoding serine/threonine-protein kinase PRP4 homolog isoform X1, which produces MTLHCCCESSQLCIRSSDLECIDPKTDSMDESDIAVLGEMKKKKKRKHKHHKHKKDKTVEKEERIDRQERKKHKKHKRPKKSRDNENGSVEEKPLPVDVKSSNIHKNTNVPKGTNMNGKVQASQLEVVSSEESEDEKLIDLDSDEVDCTIIEDDIDLEELMKQKERLQACLVQYLSDDSEKEGKTQLQEGVMKVAETPDIILVEDDSEDSICRKKRPRSRSESRERKRVPSSKLERRVVVDMSRDRRGREEVKDKRRDTDRKRDDKVRGRDEPRREDRTSRKTIERAKEDARREESRRRLDDERRKEMLKKEEERKRDHERREEERKRDSDRHATRREPSPRNGSKARDIRSDSRHRTIKSDNHDTSGGRDRFSGREKRDSRERQLNRDHQLNRERQGSRERRDSRNHDRIRERSKSNRRSRSPMRNRNDRNDRNERAERNERNDRNDRNDRNDRTDRNDRDRLDRHRRSRSISRSRRDRDRHGRDGERERDKNGKRDKNDKYKDSLSEGLKVEHSESSSEEDIKDIDIEEEEDEEAIIERRRKQREELLKRLGGPSEDSNLSMELNTVVSSPPSDNVSVESHKSVDIISNNNESNSESHTPPLPEKPKSPQQSMKKRKSRFNTVGGENKEEQEEIKPIEKSKSDEKQNPKKSNEWDMFAEADNIGDFNSPTVEGKRPGGPDNPSLTDNWDDAEGYYRVRVGETLDSRYIVYGYTGQGVFSNVVRARDSARGNLDVAVKIIRNNEIMHKTGLKELEILRKLNDADPEDRFHCLRLFRHFFHKNHLCMVFEPLAMNLREVLKKYGKDVGLHVKAVRSYTQQLFLALKLLKRANILHADIKPDNILVSESKLVLKLCDFGSASHAHENEITPYLVSRFYRAPEIILGIPYDFGIDMWSVGCTIYELYTGKIMFSGKTNNQMLKFFMDLKGKMPNKLIRKGTFKDQHFDANCNFLYHEVDKVTEREKVVIMSTLSASRDLGTELGGNSLPPEQSRKVGQLRDLLERTLMLDAGKRITVNHALAHPFIQEKI
- the LOC124298555 gene encoding inositol monophosphatase 1 — its product is MADYDQIYDLVLKLVKEGGALIKETISGPKNVEVKSCDVDLVTETDKQVEKLLMDGISSKFPDHRFIGEETTASGVKVELTDSPTWIIDPVDGTMNFVHGFPHTCISIALVDKKIPQIGMVYNPVMEQLFTARKGKGAFLNGKPIHVSDVKEMKKAILMFEMGTSRDPAKMKIVMENLAILAPLIHGTRALGSAALNMCMVALGGADCNFEYGIHAWDIAAGDIIVREAGGVCIDPSGGPFDVLSRRVLCASTQELADEVTKVLVQYYPERD
- the LOC124298530 gene encoding serine/threonine-protein kinase PRP4 homolog isoform X3, coding for MTLHCCCESSQLCIRSSDLECIDPKTDSMDESDIAVLGEMKKKKKRKHKHHKHKKDKTVEKEERIDRQERKKHKKHKRPKKSRDNENGSVEEKPLPVDVKSSNIHKNTNVPKGTNMNGKVQASQLEVVSSEESEDEKLIDLDSDEVDCTIIEDDIDLEELMKQKERLQACLVQYLSDDSEKEGKTQLQEGVMKVAETPDIILVEDDSEDSICRKKRPRSRSESRERKRVPSSKLERRVVVDMSRDRRGREEVKDKRRDTDRKRDDKVRGRDEPRREDRTSRKTIERAKEDARREESRRRLDDERRKEMLKKEEERKRDHERREEERKRDSDRHATRREPSPRNGSKARDIRSDSRHRTIKSDNHDTSGGRDRFSGREKRDSRERQLNRDHQLNRERQGSRERRDSRNHDRIRERSKSNRRSRSPMRNRNDRNDRNERAERNERNDRNDRNDRNDRTDRNDRDRLDRHRRSRSISRSRRDRDRHGRDGERERDKNGKRDKNDKYKDSLSEGLKVEHSESSSEEDIKDIDIEEEEDEEAIIERRRKQREELLKRLGGPSEDSNLSMELNTVVSSPPSDNVSVESHKSVDIISNNNESNSESHTPPLPEKPKSPQQSMKKRKSRFNTVGGENKEEQEEIKPIEKSKSDEKQNPKKSNEWDMFAEADNIGDFNSPTVEGKRPGGPDNPSLTDNWDDAEGYYRVRVGETLDSRYIVYGYTGQGVFSNVVRARDSARGNLDVAVKIIRNNEIMHKTGLKELEILRKLNDADPEDRFHCLRLFRHFFHKNHLCMVFEPLAMNLREVLKKYGKDVGLHVKAVRSYTQQLFLALKLLKRANILHADIKPDNILVSESKLVLKLCDFGSASHAHENEITPYLVSRFYRAPEIILGIPYDFGIDMWSVGCTIYELYTGKIMFSGKTNNQMLKFFMDLKGKMPNKLIRKGTFKDQHFDANCNFLYHEVDKVTERGRWCRSS